The following proteins come from a genomic window of Pseudomonas hygromyciniae:
- a CDS encoding GNAT family N-acetyltransferase, with the protein MTAYYQLLRRDLTGSLPAPQWPADTRLDHYRNELAPAIHAVLRMTQAQGGGHVANLDTWQQQFITDAEFDPTLCLVASNADGILGVAQCWTSAFIEHLCIHPCAQGQGLGRALLLHSFQVFKQRGEPYVDLKVLESNQRARQLYESAGMVLVLRDVVSED; encoded by the coding sequence GTGACAGCGTATTACCAACTGCTGCGCCGCGACCTCACCGGCAGCCTGCCCGCGCCGCAGTGGCCAGCCGACACCCGTCTGGATCATTACCGCAATGAGCTGGCCCCGGCGATCCATGCAGTATTGCGCATGACCCAGGCACAGGGCGGCGGCCACGTAGCCAACCTGGACACCTGGCAGCAGCAGTTCATCACTGATGCAGAGTTCGACCCCACGCTGTGCCTGGTGGCGAGCAATGCCGACGGCATACTCGGCGTAGCCCAATGCTGGACCAGTGCCTTTATCGAGCACCTTTGCATCCACCCTTGCGCCCAGGGCCAGGGCCTGGGGCGCGCCTTGTTGCTCCATAGCTTCCAGGTGTTCAAGCAGCGTGGCGAACCCTACGTGGACCTCAAGGTGCTGGAAAGCAATCAGCGCGCACGCCAACTGTATGAGAGCGCCGGCATGGTCTTGGTGCTGCGCGACGTGGTCAGCGAAGACTGA
- a CDS encoding YkgJ family cysteine cluster protein translates to MNTQFSCVGCGKCCTDHHVPLTLDEARQWAADGGNVIVLVEGFLGNGLGLPLQQREHAERRSVVVPSGNTQAFVAITFAAYNAGRCRNLDEDNRCGIYERRPLVCRIYPMEINPHIPLNPAAKDCPPQSWEQGPALIVGGELIDQELAQLIRRSRQADRDDVQTKEAVCALLGIRTTALKGDGFTAYLPDMSAFAQAIELAAEQPAMAHEWVFHVSGMDIAEQLLDAGAQIATEVPANYAFISLRAA, encoded by the coding sequence ATGAATACCCAGTTTTCCTGCGTTGGTTGCGGCAAATGCTGCACCGACCATCATGTCCCCCTGACCCTTGACGAAGCCCGCCAGTGGGCGGCGGATGGCGGCAATGTCATCGTGTTGGTGGAAGGTTTCCTGGGCAATGGCCTGGGCCTGCCACTGCAGCAACGCGAGCATGCCGAACGGCGTTCGGTGGTAGTGCCCAGCGGTAACACCCAGGCGTTCGTGGCGATCACCTTTGCCGCCTACAACGCCGGGCGCTGCCGGAATCTTGACGAAGACAACCGCTGTGGCATCTATGAGCGCAGGCCGCTGGTCTGTCGCATCTACCCGATGGAGATCAACCCGCATATCCCGCTGAACCCGGCCGCCAAGGATTGCCCGCCGCAATCCTGGGAACAGGGCCCGGCGCTGATCGTCGGCGGTGAACTGATAGATCAGGAACTGGCGCAATTGATCCGCCGCTCGCGCCAGGCCGACCGTGATGATGTGCAGACCAAGGAGGCGGTGTGCGCCCTGTTGGGTATTCGGACGACAGCGCTCAAGGGCGATGGGTTTACCGCCTACCTGCCGGATATGAGCGCCTTCGCCCAGGCCATTGAGTTGGCCGCAGAACAACCGGCCATGGCCCACGAATGGGTGTTTCATGTATCCGGGATGGATATTGCCGAACAGTTGCTGGACGCCGGCGCGCAGATAGCCACTGAAGTACCCGCCAACTATGCGTTTATCTCGCTACGCGCTGCCTGA